In Leptolyngbya sp. SIO1E4, one DNA window encodes the following:
- a CDS encoding M23 family metallopeptidase, translating into MKPEQFSSTAYSSDGVSLLKWLLLGGAGLLSSSVALTAFPAWASTDGGSEAPVPVESSPSIDPVETSAELLLRPQVTTNPTVEAAPTAPQPSGEAAPVQPPIRLHVTTDETSESAPLIPQTSDESSEPAASSSNDEGLGSVFIDPTDYELGATQSPEGPSLIFSDRSTGCQFTLDQPQSAPNHVCSAQGAELEAAHASTDAQASGGNGLSIGPVSIGGHGVSIGGTTVISREYFNEKLSSLNLLRRGAEEFVFPLAIPSPITSLFGWRTHPIFGDRRFHAGTDLGAPEGTPVVATKDGEVSVADYLGGYGLIVILRHEDNTQETRYAHLSQILVRPGESIKQGEVVGLVGSTGNSTGPHLHFELRELTAHGWVVLNPNELMNLTVANLVDAINNPLQALGLAAGDAEPEEALTDMPYRPAQPNAS; encoded by the coding sequence ATGAAGCCGGAGCAATTCTCCAGCACCGCATATTCTTCTGATGGCGTTTCTTTGCTGAAATGGCTTTTGCTAGGTGGAGCAGGCCTTTTAAGCAGCAGCGTAGCGCTGACAGCTTTTCCTGCCTGGGCAAGTACTGATGGAGGCAGTGAAGCACCGGTGCCGGTTGAGTCTTCGCCTTCAATCGACCCAGTAGAGACATCTGCCGAGCTACTATTGCGCCCTCAGGTGACGACTAATCCGACTGTCGAAGCCGCGCCTACTGCCCCACAACCCTCGGGAGAGGCTGCTCCTGTTCAACCCCCCATACGCCTTCATGTCACGACAGATGAAACGTCTGAGTCGGCACCGCTGATTCCGCAAACTTCTGATGAGAGTTCAGAGCCCGCTGCCTCTTCGAGCAATGATGAAGGGTTGGGGAGTGTGTTTATTGATCCAACAGACTACGAGCTAGGGGCAACTCAATCTCCAGAAGGGCCATCCCTCATCTTTTCAGATCGCTCCACGGGATGTCAGTTCACCCTAGACCAACCGCAATCCGCTCCTAATCATGTTTGCTCTGCTCAAGGGGCAGAGTTAGAAGCGGCTCATGCCAGCACCGATGCCCAGGCGTCAGGGGGTAATGGCCTTTCTATTGGGCCAGTGAGCATTGGCGGTCATGGTGTCAGTATTGGTGGAACTACCGTCATTAGCCGTGAGTATTTTAACGAGAAGCTGAGTTCTCTCAATTTGCTCAGGAGAGGCGCAGAAGAATTTGTTTTCCCGCTAGCAATTCCATCTCCCATTACATCGCTTTTCGGTTGGCGCACGCACCCGATTTTTGGCGATCGCCGTTTTCACGCAGGTACGGATTTGGGCGCGCCTGAGGGAACTCCGGTAGTAGCCACCAAAGATGGAGAAGTCTCCGTCGCAGATTATTTAGGCGGCTATGGCCTAATTGTAATTCTGCGCCATGAAGACAACACCCAGGAAACTCGCTATGCTCACCTTTCTCAGATTTTGGTGCGCCCTGGCGAGTCAATTAAGCAAGGCGAGGTAGTTGGTTTAGTTGGCAGCACTGGCAATTCCACTGGGCCGCACTTACACTTTGAGCTGCGCGAACTCACGGCCCATGGATGGGTTGTGCTCAACCCCAACGAGCTGATGAATTTAACCGTGGCTAATTTAGTAGACGCTATTAATAATCCGTTGCAAGCTCTTGGGCTGGCAGCGGGAGATGCTGAGCCTGAAGAGGCGCTGACTGATATGCCGTATCGCCCTGCTCAGCCAAACGCAAGTTAA
- a CDS encoding biotin--[acetyl-CoA-carboxylase] ligase: MDYRRIVEALSRPAQQLGVLPELAALRPQFKVHIFEALPSTNQHAWSLVDQGAGAGTVVIARQQSAGRGQWGRTWVSSPGGLYLSLVLEPALPMSDRTLLTLASAWGMATCLERLGVAAQLKWPNDLVSHGYKVGGILTETRIEQTSGMPSKQNASRIQTAVIGVGINWLNPVPPHGISLRQLLPDPAPDSLKSLEDLAAIALRGVLQGYQYWQHQGIHQFIGAYQQKLANLGQVFTLNGHLGKVIGVSTTGDLTVSLDTPGQKQTLSLRPGEITLGYNI, from the coding sequence GTGGATTATAGGCGCATTGTCGAAGCCTTAAGCCGTCCAGCACAGCAATTGGGGGTATTACCTGAGTTAGCAGCGCTGCGTCCGCAATTTAAGGTGCATATTTTTGAAGCGTTGCCGTCTACCAATCAACATGCCTGGAGCTTGGTCGATCAAGGCGCAGGGGCAGGGACAGTCGTCATTGCACGCCAGCAAAGTGCCGGGCGGGGACAATGGGGCCGCACATGGGTATCTTCACCGGGAGGGCTGTATCTTTCTTTAGTCCTGGAACCCGCGTTGCCCATGAGCGATCGCACCCTTTTAACGCTCGCCAGCGCCTGGGGGATGGCCACCTGTTTAGAGCGTTTGGGGGTTGCTGCTCAGCTTAAATGGCCCAATGATTTAGTGAGCCACGGGTACAAAGTGGGGGGTATTTTGACGGAAACCCGTATTGAACAAACCAGTGGCATGCCTTCTAAACAAAACGCTTCACGGATCCAAACAGCTGTAATTGGGGTGGGGATTAATTGGCTCAACCCCGTGCCTCCGCATGGCATATCTCTGCGACAACTTTTGCCTGATCCAGCGCCAGATAGCTTGAAGTCCTTAGAGGATTTAGCGGCGATCGCATTGCGGGGCGTACTCCAAGGCTATCAGTATTGGCAACACCAAGGAATTCACCAGTTCATTGGAGCCTATCAGCAAAAACTTGCGAATCTAGGCCAGGTTTTTACCCTAAATGGGCACCTTGGAAAGGTAATAGGCGTCTCCACTACAGGGGATTTAACTGTTAGCCTGGATACACCAGGTCAGAAACAGACCCTATCTTTAAGGCCGGGTGAGATCACGCTAGGCTACAATATCTGA
- the pgeF gene encoding peptidoglycan editing factor PgeF: MNETWHWHTQTEHPYLTTTLLKHWQHGFFTRDSWPHSPEALSPHLEAAATVYRAKQVHGKRVINPSDFPFGSLEEAAVARPEADAVMTVAPQQAVWVCTADCTPVLIADETTKQVAAVHAGWRGTALRIVPETIGCMQAHGSQLADLRVAMGPAIAGAVYQVTTHVAAEVARSLQIATEKDEELLGQLQAMETPPVLPDPSPGRIRLDVRQILALQLIRLGLEAEQIAIAPHCTYQESDRFFSYRRTREKKVQWSGIVSD, from the coding sequence ATGAATGAAACCTGGCATTGGCACACCCAGACCGAACATCCTTATCTCACCACAACGCTGTTAAAACATTGGCAGCATGGCTTTTTTACACGAGACTCTTGGCCGCATTCCCCAGAAGCCCTGAGCCCCCATCTAGAGGCGGCAGCAACGGTCTATCGGGCTAAGCAGGTGCATGGCAAACGAGTCATTAATCCCAGCGATTTTCCCTTCGGTTCCCTTGAGGAGGCCGCAGTCGCCAGGCCCGAAGCCGACGCTGTGATGACAGTGGCCCCGCAGCAGGCTGTATGGGTCTGTACGGCAGACTGTACGCCGGTTCTGATTGCAGACGAGACGACTAAACAGGTCGCGGCGGTACATGCGGGTTGGCGAGGCACCGCGTTGAGAATTGTGCCAGAAACGATTGGCTGCATGCAGGCCCATGGCAGTCAACTGGCGGATTTGCGGGTGGCCATGGGGCCAGCGATCGCAGGCGCGGTTTACCAGGTGACAACCCATGTGGCGGCAGAGGTTGCACGCTCGCTACAGATAGCGACTGAAAAGGACGAAGAGTTGCTAGGTCAACTCCAGGCGATGGAAACTCCCCCGGTCTTGCCCGATCCCAGCCCTGGGCGGATACGGCTAGATGTCCGCCAGATTCTTGCTCTGCAGTTGATCCGATTGGGTTTGGAAGCAGAACAAATTGCGATCGCTCCCCATTGCACCTACCAAGAGTCAGACCGCTTTTTCTCGTATCGACGAACTCGCGAAAAAAAGGTGCAGTGGTCAGGCATCGTGAGCGATTAA
- a CDS encoding cation:proton antiporter encodes MDTSFEITRQIVLTVLAGITAQVIAEYLKVPSIIFLLLFGIGLGSDGISWLHPQELGIGLEVVVSLSVALILFEGGLSLELKELGRVSDSLRNLVTTGVFITLVGGGMAAHWLGEFPWSLAFLYASLVVVTGPTVINPLLRQVQVDRKVSTILEGEGVLIDPVGAILAVVVLDIILNGDADPLLIVSGLAVRLGIGAAIGGTGGALLGIFLKRAEFLSEELRNLVVLAGLWGLYGIAQAIRGESGLMATVIAGLVVRALSVPDERLLRRFKGQLTILAVSVLFILLAADLSIASVFALGQGALLTVLVLMLVIRPLNIWLCTASSDLNWRQKLFLSWVAPRGIVSASVASLFAILLTERGISGGDAIKALVFLTIIITVLSQGLTASTLARFLGVTIQKEGCGVVIVGCNPLSLLIARLFKDGGESVVLIDTNAAACEQAEQENLPVFVNSALDTEVLEKAGLATATTLLAITNNGDVNAVIAQQAQEEFQPPRIVSVFSEENAAEEVPGKKGNSKKPSSGQKSSGQKAVFPTIPLKMWNGYLQEGSVRLGETVLRARGSLMQRAHLRALMRSRELIPILVKRDNRMRVSLKEDDWQAGDRIIYLLHDPKPKLLQRLSGGSRPTRLNVETLPAVEEVPLPAPVVETAPPSLQTDTETAANPEAAVSEATDTATSDTATSNSVKQNGRTVAGSEEASPPASPSPTES; translated from the coding sequence ATGGACACCTCGTTTGAGATCACCCGACAAATTGTTCTCACGGTTTTAGCCGGGATTACTGCCCAGGTCATTGCTGAATATCTCAAGGTACCCAGCATTATCTTCCTGCTGTTGTTTGGCATTGGGTTAGGGTCAGACGGCATCAGTTGGCTCCACCCCCAAGAGTTGGGGATTGGCCTTGAAGTGGTGGTTTCCCTCAGTGTTGCCCTCATCCTCTTTGAAGGCGGCCTCAGTTTAGAACTCAAAGAACTGGGGCGGGTATCAGATAGCCTCCGCAATTTAGTCACAACCGGCGTCTTTATCACCCTCGTGGGGGGAGGCATGGCCGCTCACTGGCTGGGCGAATTCCCCTGGTCTCTGGCTTTTTTGTATGCCTCCCTTGTGGTAGTGACCGGGCCAACCGTGATCAACCCGCTACTGCGCCAAGTCCAAGTTGATCGGAAGGTCTCCACCATTCTTGAAGGTGAAGGGGTACTCATCGACCCAGTCGGCGCCATCCTAGCCGTTGTTGTGCTCGATATTATCCTCAATGGAGATGCGGATCCCCTCTTGATTGTCAGTGGGTTAGCCGTGCGCTTAGGGATTGGGGCAGCAATTGGAGGGACAGGAGGCGCGCTCCTTGGCATTTTTCTCAAGCGAGCGGAGTTTTTGTCTGAGGAATTGCGTAACTTGGTCGTGCTGGCAGGCCTCTGGGGACTCTATGGCATCGCCCAAGCCATTCGAGGCGAGTCAGGGCTGATGGCAACAGTCATCGCAGGCCTGGTTGTGCGAGCACTCTCCGTTCCAGATGAGCGGCTCTTAAGGCGGTTTAAGGGACAACTCACGATTTTGGCGGTCTCTGTGCTGTTTATTCTGCTAGCAGCCGACCTGTCTATTGCGAGCGTGTTTGCCCTAGGACAAGGGGCATTGCTCACAGTGCTAGTGCTTATGCTCGTCATCCGACCTCTGAATATCTGGCTGTGCACGGCCTCTAGCGACTTAAATTGGCGTCAGAAACTTTTTTTAAGTTGGGTAGCTCCCCGAGGCATTGTTTCGGCTTCAGTCGCCTCCTTATTTGCCATTCTGCTAACAGAGCGAGGGATTAGTGGCGGCGATGCGATTAAGGCACTGGTCTTTCTGACCATCATCATTACGGTGCTGTCACAAGGCTTGACGGCCAGTACCTTGGCCCGGTTTTTAGGGGTGACGATTCAGAAAGAAGGCTGTGGTGTCGTGATCGTTGGTTGCAATCCACTCAGTCTGTTGATCGCGCGCCTGTTTAAGGATGGGGGCGAATCGGTCGTGCTGATCGACACTAATGCGGCGGCCTGCGAGCAGGCAGAGCAGGAAAACTTACCGGTGTTTGTCAACAGCGCCTTGGATACGGAGGTTTTAGAAAAAGCGGGACTGGCAACGGCAACCACGCTATTAGCAATTACCAATAATGGCGACGTCAATGCCGTCATTGCTCAGCAGGCCCAAGAAGAGTTTCAGCCTCCTCGCATTGTGTCCGTCTTTTCAGAGGAGAACGCGGCAGAAGAAGTCCCAGGGAAAAAAGGCAACAGCAAAAAGCCTTCCTCTGGACAGAAATCCTCTGGGCAAAAGGCCGTTTTTCCGACCATTCCTCTGAAAATGTGGAATGGGTATCTCCAAGAGGGCAGTGTTCGTTTAGGCGAAACAGTTCTGCGGGCCCGAGGGTCTTTGATGCAGCGGGCCCATCTGCGAGCTTTGATGCGTAGCCGAGAATTGATTCCAATCTTGGTGAAGCGGGACAACCGCATGCGAGTCTCCTTGAAGGAAGATGACTGGCAAGCGGGCGATCGCATTATTTACCTTTTACATGACCCTAAACCCAAACTGCTCCAGCGGTTATCTGGGGGCAGCCGCCCTACCCGGCTCAATGTAGAAACGTTGCCTGCAGTTGAAGAAGTTCCATTGCCTGCACCTGTTGTGGAGACTGCTCCCCCCTCTCTGCAAACGGACACTGAAACCGCGGCTAACCCTGAAGCGGCAGTATCTGAAGCGACGGATACTGCCACCTCAGATACTGCCACCTCAAACAGTGTTAAGCAAAATGGGCGAACTGTGGCAGGTTCAGAAGAGGCATCGCCGCCAGCTTCACCGTCTCCAACTGAGAGCTAG
- a CDS encoding MltA domain-containing protein, which translates to MGWYDTLSLRGAIAAGLLSITCSGGILFEAAVAAEGEPGRQGPVEPVIPVEDWPATLSPQDDLLQEDETDAYKQLITAIDYSLQYLDTPAAVTAYEAYPVAGITRDRVRQSLLRFRALLLISQSPEAFYEAVQREFVLYQTIGYDGAGSVHFTGYFEPSFQASRTPTAEYRYPLYQRPPNLETWEQPHPTRVALEGEDGLQADQGPLQGLELAWLRDRLEAFLVQVQGSARLQLSDGTFMSVGYAGRTEYDYVSIGRELINDGKIPESELTLERLLAHFHTYPEELSVYLPRNDRFVFFRETAGGPPTGTFSVPVTAGRSIATDKVLMPPGAIAMITLNWPQKDASGNWEAEPMSRYVLNQDTGGAIQGPGRVDIFVGSGDAAGEQAGQINTDGHLFYLLLRP; encoded by the coding sequence ATGGGCTGGTACGACACTTTAAGCCTGCGAGGGGCAATCGCTGCTGGGCTCTTGAGCATCACTTGCAGCGGTGGAATTCTGTTTGAAGCAGCCGTCGCAGCTGAGGGCGAGCCAGGCAGGCAAGGGCCGGTCGAGCCAGTGATCCCAGTAGAAGACTGGCCTGCAACCCTCTCGCCCCAAGATGACCTCCTTCAGGAAGATGAGACTGATGCCTATAAACAACTCATCACGGCGATTGATTACAGCCTGCAGTATCTAGATACTCCGGCAGCAGTCACAGCCTATGAAGCCTATCCAGTTGCAGGCATTACCCGCGATCGGGTGCGCCAGAGTCTTCTGCGGTTCCGTGCTTTACTGCTGATCAGCCAGTCTCCAGAGGCTTTTTATGAAGCGGTTCAGCGCGAGTTTGTGCTGTATCAGACCATTGGCTATGACGGGGCAGGTAGCGTACACTTTACGGGCTATTTTGAGCCGTCCTTTCAGGCTAGTCGTACACCGACAGCAGAGTATCGATATCCCCTCTACCAGCGCCCCCCTAATTTAGAAACTTGGGAACAACCCCATCCCACCCGGGTAGCCCTGGAAGGGGAAGATGGTTTGCAGGCAGATCAAGGCCCCCTGCAGGGCCTAGAGCTTGCTTGGTTGCGCGATCGCCTAGAAGCATTTCTGGTTCAGGTGCAAGGATCGGCACGGCTACAGCTCTCAGATGGAACGTTTATGTCAGTGGGCTATGCCGGGCGCACAGAATACGACTATGTCAGCATCGGACGTGAACTCATTAATGACGGCAAAATTCCAGAATCGGAACTCACCTTAGAAAGGCTACTGGCCCATTTCCACACCTATCCCGAAGAGTTAAGCGTGTATCTGCCCCGCAATGATCGCTTTGTCTTCTTCCGAGAAACAGCAGGCGGGCCACCGACCGGCACCTTCTCTGTACCAGTGACTGCAGGGCGCTCTATCGCCACCGACAAAGTGCTGATGCCTCCAGGGGCGATCGCAATGATCACCCTCAATTGGCCCCAAAAAGATGCCTCAGGCAATTGGGAAGCTGAGCCCATGAGTCGGTACGTCTTGAATCAAGACACCGGAGGCGCTATCCAAGGGCCAGGAAGAGTCGATATCTTTGTGGGCAGCGGCGATGCCGCCGGTGAGCAAGCTGGACAGATCAACACAGACGGTCATTTGTTTTATCTGCTGCTGCGTCCTTAA